The DNA window CGTCGAGCAGAGTTATCTCAGCTGATGTTAAGCTCATACATCAATAGTCAAAGCAAAATCCACTCACGTACTCACTCATCATACGATCCACAGTGGAGCAGTCAGCgacgctctctaagcaacgaaACAGCAGCGCTCAGGTtgtgctgcaacagcagcgctgagcgCCGCTCTCTGAGCAATGAAACGTCGACGCTTaagtttgctgcagcagcagcgctaagcggcgctctctaagcaatggAACGTCGATGCTCTCTTTCGGGCGCAGAGCAGCGATCGGGCGCGCTTACGAACGAAAGACGCGAGCAGCGAAGAGCAGCAATGCAGCGACGCTCGCATGCGTGGGAAGCTGAGGGAATAAGAACGCACGTAAGCCACTTGAGTCAGTTGTGCTTGGACCGTCGGCAATTAAACAAgcagtgcgtgtgtgtaataataataaataaaaacaatgtgaTTACTTACAAGCAATATATGGAGCTGCTTTAACCAAGtaagttaataacaattgttatgAATGCTCTAACTAACAAATGGCAAGTGTTTAATGATTGTAAATATAACTTTCGCTATgtgtttaagcaatttgctcaaaattttcatttacttttgcctttgctattTTCACTCAAAACTTTTACAACTAACAGTTTCTTGCATGAGCCTCTCTGAGTAGTTTTTAGTGTCTCTTATGCTAAGAGAGCTCAGCATTGACTCTCAAGCTGTGCGTTTTATCATATAACTGTTCGTAACTaatattattgcatatttgcttttgttttccttAACCTTTGCtacaattcaaaatattttgatgtgCATTgtcgacattaaataaataaatatataaaactgcaAGCGCGTTTTTGATTAATGCTCAAATTACCTAAAAACAATTCGAAACAAATAAGAACACATTTTTGTTAAgtttctgtttgttttattttgttttatatatagctcAATATACTAACTTAATGTTCACACAGACCTTGGGCAAAAAGTTATCGAAGCTGGACGTGACTTCGTTGGTGGCGACAATGAAGCAGGAGCTAGTCTTGGCGGACTGCTTGCCGAGCTGCACTGCTTTGAGGACACAGCTGGCTATGCAGCTGGATGATCTTGTCGACTTGCAGGAGTTAACAATGGCGAGCACATCATTCTTCTTCACACATTTGATGCAGGCGTTCAGCATCTCGGGGACCTACTTGACGATGCAGTTGACGGCGCGTAGCGACTTCAGAGCCTTCTTCAGCGCCTTGTACACGCAGCCAATGAAGCTGTAGCTCCCAAAATCCACATAGTCGTCATCCAGCTGCGTCTACAGCTGCTGCGACGCCAGCGTCAGGTTGTTGCTAAGCTCctgcttgctgcttaaatCAACCAAATGagtaattttgtttgctgatcAAGCACTAGAGACAACTAACGCTCGAGCTAAGCAGACAGTTGCCCAAAAGCTGCACCAAGCGACTAAATTGAAGCATTAGCATTGGTACTAAACGTgagtttttataatattactTTAATCTATTATTTTGCTCATTGATCACAATTgattaatttcttttcttaCTTACAGATAACGCTACTTACATGAAGATATCTACATAGCTACTACAGTTGGATCTACATTCAGGAGCGTTCACGGAGACAAACGAGCTAAGGACTACAACATCGGCAATAATAACAACCATAGCTGCTCGTCCTGCTTGAAGAGATGCTGAATCAGTTTCTTTTacttaaacaaatgcattaatacattctttatatttgtattatttatggctTCACTTCAAAATTGctatgttaataataatattttgttattaattgtgataacaaaatttatgtttgctagTATATGcaattcattattttaattgtaacgaTGAGCTGCTAGGATTATTAACTCCttggcaacaaataaacaataattttaaaggaCCCGGCTTCTTCTTATTTTGTTGAGATACAGCCTTAAGCCCCTTTCAGTTTAGCCAGCAGGACTAAAAAGTGCTAAACTACATTCAAAATGACTTAGGCCTTGCTctgcaagttcgttgcttaagtcttcttttgtttacattttgcatgGCCAATTGTCATTGCAAACCTATCGTTGtttagctcctgctccttcgTTATGCTACCAATAccaaaaggacatgcattttcCTGCTCCGTGGCATAAAATTTATCGCTCTGCATGCCAGGATATCTAGGATtgcgcaaaacaattttttgaaaaaatgctGGTGGTGGGTCGCAAAAAgtggcccaaaaacacaaaatatcaattttcTAGGAAACTACAGGGACTACAAGGATGTCTTTTGGTGTCCATGTAGTGCTCCTGgagagctttcagaatataccactcaaaggacgaaagtccttacaggagccgAGAAGAAGAGCTATtttcgtatacagaaaataggCCATATCTCCCGAATCCttgccaggatcaggacgaaattagtgTCAAACGACCTATTTTTAAAAGGACTATCGTCCTGGGAAAGGACAACTGGATCGCCCTTGTAGTTTTCGAGATAAAGTGGAATTTTTGagttttaagcatattttgtgACCAAGGACTTGGAAAATTTCCActcttaaattacaataacaacacgTACACTAAATGCAGTGACTACAACAACACATGTGTCTCATATAGCAACTACTAcgacaactacagcaacaacaacaacaacaacaacaacaacagcagcagcaacaacaacaacaacaactactactacaacaaccaTCCAGGATATACAAGAAAAATTGCAGGGGGTAGGTGAAAAAATGTCCCGAAAAACACAAATCTGATTCTCTCCAAAACTGCAAGGACTCACACATATCCTTTGACAGGATGAATAGTCATTATTGGAGCTTCACGGCAAGCAACCAAtaattattggactgcacgcgCAGCAACCATTGAATTATTAGAACTGCAACGcagcaaaccattgattattggaatgcacgtcagcaaaccattgattattagactgcacggcagcaaaccattgattattggactgcatgcagcaaaaccattgattattggactgcacggctgCAACCAATGattttggaatgcgcggcacaaccattgattattggactgcacggcagcaaccaatttgattattggaatgcacggcagcaacaattgattattggaataaTACGGCAGCAAACCACTAATTATTGGACaacacggcagcaaccattgatttaTGGATGCCACGCAGCAACCATGATAGTGGACTGCACGACAGCAACATTGAAATATTGgactgcacgccagcaaccaatgattattgcaatgcgcggcaaaccattgattattggactgcacggcagcaaccaatgattattggtctgcacgccagcaaccgATTATTggatattggaatgcgcggcaaaacattgaattattggaatgcgcggcaaaccaaTGATTagtggactgcacggcagccaacaattgattattggactgcacgccAGCCATCCAATGATTTTtggtctgcacggcagcaaccatgaattattggaatgcagcagcaaccacttAATATTGGACAACCGGCAGCAaccaattgattattgaatgcacggcagcaaccattgataaGTGGACTGCACgacagcaaccattgattattggactgcacggcagcaacatttgattATTGGGCTGCACGGCAGccaccaatgattattggactgcacgcagcaaccaatgattattggtctgcacgccagcaaccattgattattggaatgcgcggcaaaaccattggatattggaatgcgcgacaaaaaccattgattattgatgcgcgcaaaaaccattgattattgaatgcgcgcaaaaccattgattatttgactgccacggcagcaaccaatgattatggtctgcaacgccagcaacattGATTTATTGGAaatgcgcgcaaaaccatgattattggaatgcgcgacaaaaaaccattgattattggaagcgcggcaaaaccattgattattggactgcacggcagccaaacaatgat is part of the Drosophila busckii strain San Diego stock center, stock number 13000-0081.31 chromosome X, ASM1175060v1, whole genome shotgun sequence genome and encodes:
- the LOC117134946 gene encoding uncharacterized protein LOC117134946; this encodes MLNACIKCVKKNDVLAIVNSCKSTRSSSCIASCVLKAVQLGKQSAKTSSCFIVATNEVTSSFDNFLPKVCVNIKLVY